Proteins encoded together in one Lathyrus oleraceus cultivar Zhongwan6 chromosome 5, CAAS_Psat_ZW6_1.0, whole genome shotgun sequence window:
- the LOC127084829 gene encoding protein MULTIPLE CHLOROPLAST DIVISION SITE 1, whose protein sequence is MALASIWTVEFRLLSVHPCSPSSTTRTTRIHRFRITNGIPREVLTRTQQLKQHCITSVSQFHHQLVTSIPMPQFLVNRNIGSNLPIWVCVAVVVLVASLRRVFSRKKERPGSVADLVRRGQLRSDRRGISRDLKYEDPFDNPLVKVSKSKSSVEMCGKVYRLAPVTLTQEEQTVHQRRRSRAYQWKRPTVFLKEGDSVPPDVDPDTIRWIPANHPFVTTSTDIGEDFAHKNVNQKHGVPFRIQAEHEALQKKLEALQNEEELNKVVINPTNAKELERPFNSHAKSNDHAEKSSLNNQMKDPPFSKLENGPNHFESEPSSGEDQKS, encoded by the exons ATGGCGTTGGCGTCAATATGGACAGTTGAGTTTCGTTTGCTTTCCGTTCAC CCTTGTTCCCCCTCTTCCACCACCAGAACAACAAGAATCCATCGCTTTCGCATCACAAATGGGATTCCCAGAGAAGTTCTTACACGCACTCAACAACTCAAACAACACTGTATCACTTCCGTCTCCCAATTTCATCATCAGCTTGTTACTTCCATCCCAATGCCGCAGTTTTTG gtgaaTCGAAACATTGGGAGCAATTTACCGATTTGGGTCTGTGTTGCTGTTGTGGTTTTGGTTGCGTCTTTGAGGAGGGTTTTTTCCAGGAAAAAAGAACGTCCTGGTTCTGTAGCTGATCTTGTTCGACGTGGTCAATTGAGATCGGATAGAAGAGGCAT ATCCAGGGATCTCAAATATGAAGATCCATTTGATAATCCCTTGGTCAAAGTCAGCAAAAGCAAGTCAAGTGTAGAGATGTGTGGAAAGGTTTACCGCTTAGCCCCCGTCACACTTACTCAAGAGGAACAAACGGTTCACCAGAGAAGGAGATCGCGTGCGTATCAGTGGAAGCGTCCCACAGTTTTCCTTAAGGAAGGAGACTCAGTTCCTCCGGATGTTGATCCCGATACAATCAGGTGGATTCCTGCAAATCATCCCTTTGTAACCACTTCTACAGATATTGGTGAGGACTTTGCACACAAAAATGTCAATCAAAAGCATGGAGTTCCTTTTCGTATTCAAGCTGAGCACGAGGCCCTGCAGAAAAAGCTTGAAGCCCTACAAAAT GAAGAGGAACTCAATAAAGTAGTGATAAATCCTACAAATGCTAAAGAATTGGAGAGACCATTCAATTCCCATgccaaatcaaatgatcatgcAGAGAAGAGCTCTTTAAACAATCAGATGAAAGATCCCCCCTTCTCCAAGTTAGAAAATGGCCCAAATCACTTTGAAAGTGAGCCATCATCAGGCGAAGACCAAAAATCTTAA